CTTCCAATCCTAGGAAGTATTTTAGTTTTCCTAGATCTTTAAGCTGAAATTTGTTGTTCAACTTAACCTTGAGTGCCTCCAACTCAGCAAGATTGTTACTTGCCAAAATTACATCATTAACATAAATGAGAAGGATGATGAAACTGTCTCCAACTTGTCTCATAAACAGTGAGTGATCTGTGGCTGAATGATAAAAACCCTCCTCAATCAAGGCCCTAGAAAATTTTGCAAACCATTGTCTTGATGCCTGCTTTAACCCATATAGAGATTTTTTAAGTTTGCATACTGCATTTGGTGGAAGCTCCCCCTTAGGACTATACCCAGGAGGTAGAGTCATATACACATCTTCATGGAGATCTCCATGTAAAAAGGCATTGTTGACATCAAGTTGATGAAGATGCCAACCATGGAGAGCTGCAAGTGCAAGAACAAGCTTTACTGTGATTAATTTTGTAACCGGAGCAAAGGTATCTGTATAATCTATACCTTCTTGTTGATTATAACCTTTAGCCACAAGTCTGGGTTTAAACCGTTCCACAGAGCCATCTGCATTGTACTTGATCTTATAGACCCATCGGCAGCCAATAACATGTTGGTTAGCAGGCAAAGAAACCACTCTCCATGTATTATTCTTCTCAAGAGCATCAATCTCATTATTCATGGCATTATCCCACTCTGGTATGCCTTGTGCTTGACTGAAAAATTCTGGTTCATAATGACTGGAGATGGCCAAAATAGCTGCTCGAAAATGAGGAGATAACTTGCTGTAATCAAGAACTTGAGAAATAGAGTGATGAGTAACAGATGAGGGAACCTGAGACACATCAGAAGAGTTAGTTTTGGCAAGATAACAGTGATAATCTTGTAAATATGAAGGCTTATGAGATGCTCTAACAGGTCTGGTCTGTGAAGAAGAAACATGGGCTGATTGGTCGTTATACTGAAGCCCAGATGTTGAAAAATCAGTAATAGACTTAGAGAAAATTTTTTGGTACTCATCTGAAAGAGAGTCATTATaacgaaatggaaaaattgtttCATGAAAATGGACGTCTCTGGAACAAAAAACTCTGTTTGAATTAATATCTAACAGCTTATAGGCTTTCATGCCATTCGGGTATCCTAGAAAAATGCATGGTACAACTCTAGGAGAAAATTTTGATCTATTGTTAGATAAAGTAGAGGCATAGGCAAGACATCCAAAAGCTCTTAGATGAGTATAATTTGGTGGCTTAGATTTGAGAACCTGAAATGGAGAGACATTTTGTAAATTTGGTGTTGGTGTTCTGTTGATTAAGTAGGCAGCAGTAGCAACACATTCATCCCAGTAAACTAAAGGAATATAAGACTGGAATAAGAGGGCTCTAGCTACATTTAAGAGATGTTGATGTTTCCTTTCAACAACAGAATTTTGTTGGGGTCTATGGATGCAAGAGTGATAATGAATAATGCCAAGAGAGCTAAACAAATCTACAAACTGCAATTCTTTGGCATTATCTGATCTAACAGCTTTAATGGTCTTTTGGTActgtgttttgatgagttgaaTAAAATTTGGAATGGCAGTTTGTGCTTCAGCTTTGCATTTGATAAAATGCACCCAAGTGTATCTAGAATGATCATCaacaatggtaagaaaatacttaTGACCCCCAATGGTAAGTGTATTAAATAGTCCCCATATATCAATGTGAATAAGATCAAAACATTCTTTAGCAATGTTATGATTGGAAACAAAAggcaattttctttgttttgcaTAATGACAAACAGAACGTGGAAATTTGGAGAAGAGTGATTTTGAAATTGCAATTCTTTATTCAAGGAATGAAGTTTGATACAAGAGGGATGTCCCAATCTATAATGCCATACAGTATCACTATTTATTGTGGAATCTGAAAACAAAGAGAAAACATGTGGACTATTTTTCTCAACATGCAATTTCAAGTACAATAATTTTCCACGCCTTTCAGCCATCCCAATCAGTTGGTTCTTCAAAGTGTCCTGAATTACACAGTGATCATAATGAAAAGTGAATATACAAGCGGCTGATTCAAGTAAAGATGTAACAGAAAGGAGGTTAAGGTGAAAATTTGGAACATATAATACATTGTTGAGAATAAGAGTTGAAGAGAGCACAATTGTTCCAAGACAAGAAACTTTAACAGAATTGCCATTAGGTAAATTAACACAAGAAATTGTGGAATCTGAATAAGTGTTTTGAAATAAGGACAAGTTGTGACACACATGGTGAGTAGCACCAGTGTCAAGAATCCAAGAAAATGAGGCTGTAGAAAGAGTTTTACCAGAGAATTGTGATACTGATGGCTGAGTAACATGAACAGAATTGAGGTGTTCACCACTTTTCTGAGACAGCATATTCATGAGCCTCTGACACTGAGCAAAAGTAGCTATGAGATCTTGCTCAACATTCGGACCATTGGCATTTGATCGgggctctgataccatattacAAGACAGAAAACTAAAGAAGCAGAGAAAAATGAATCAAAGAGAGAATTGTATTAAACTGAATTAATTGAGTACAGAAAAAATGAGTGAGCCTTATATAGCTCAAGCTCATAATAGCTCAGTAACTGAAGTTAGTTACACCTCTTTATGACAGCTGATTAACAGCTCATTAACTAGTCAGCTCACTAAAACTAACACACCAACTAACTAAGAGACTTTTTACTCTTAACAAGTACAAGTATTACAAATTCCAATATGGTAGATGAAAAACTCTCTTCACTTTATATCATACATCTTTTTTCATTTTTGAGAAACTATGTTAAAAATATTACAGAGATGAAAACAAAAACTTATAGTAGCTAATtggttaattatttatttattccaagacaaaattttctttttttttcttctgccaATAATTAATAATGATGATCGTTTGAAGTAAAGGCATTATATATCTTTGGGCTTGGATGAGAGATGGAGTTTTGGGCTGGGCCTACGAGAAGGGATAGGAATTAAAATAGGCCTAATCCTTGGTGATAAAGTGACGTGTTGAAAAGCATCAAATTGGAGCTTTGAAGGAAGGGTACTCTCTCACGAAGCTAAGACGAGGCCCAGCTCCAGTGGACCATTTACGTGAAGATCTAAACCCATACCCATGCCAGATTCAGGTTTCTTGAATTCCATTTCAGTCTCAATACTACGTTTTAGACTTTTTTCAACACTGTCTTGGTTATTTAGGGCTTCGATGAGATTCAAACTAGTGCCCCTCTCAGACTCAAACTTtgctgaactcaactgattttTATTATTAATGGGTTGAACGTCTTCATCCATAGGACATTTCTGCATCAAATCAAATAGCAAGGTTTAGATGTGTTTATTTAAGCATATAAATGTAGTAATAAGTAAAGTCGAGGCTTTTTAAATATATACATTTACCTTGACATTTGTTAAGTCCACATGGTGTTGCTCTGAAAAAGTtgcttaattaaataaatgattatgccCACGAAGAAGTATATGTATGTGTcttaaagaaatagatatatattatacattaattataattatacgAAATTATACCTGTGTTGctatttgaaaattttaaagtGTGCAACACTATATGAGtttacactttataattaatTAGCAATaactcataatatttattaaatttaaatgggTGAGATttgatattaaattatattaatagtGTGGGCACCAACAATtctctaattatatatatacttataccTCAATAATCCCATTATGGGCAACAATTCTTCCAGCTGCAATGGTGGCACCACCGGCTAGAAAACTAGAGTGTTGGAATATGCCCTTAATCTTCTTAGCCACACACAATTTTCTGGATGTGCTTAGCACAAAAATCCACTTGGCACCCTCAGAAGTCTCCACGTGGCATCCAGTTTGCATGTAGAGTAGCTTCCCACTTTCCACAATCACTGCATAGGCTTGTCTCTCTATCTGCAAAACAAATAATTTAACCACATCCATCCTTCTATTGTCTCTAATTTTGACAAAAAATGGAAAAACAGGCTAAGGACACCATCACACATAAATGTAACATTTATATTATGTTTGTACTATTGAAGGTAAAAGATCAcgtgaaaagaaaaataaatggtaCATAAATTTATAAATGtatattttcatattattatcGTGCATATATCTGTAGTGTACTGTGaagaatgttttttttttaaaaaaaattattaacatGATATACAAAATATTATTTAAGAATAGACAGGAAGCCCGAAAAAAAAATAGACAGGAAATAGATTACTGTCTCACTTCCAGTCCCATTACTACTATTAATCAGCCAAGTTTTATCACTAAGACACGTTTGGGAATATTAAAATAAGATGAtcgaaagaaagaaaaaacaagaagCTTTAGATTTAAAGGCAaagaagaaataataataataataataataataataataatattgttcTCCATCGGGATTTGATTGACATCATCTCCCGTTCTTCATATTACTGAAAAATTTGGGTGTGATTATTTTTGGATTTTGAAGGATTAATTTTAAGAATAACACGCGCtctcaaaatatatattatatatatttgttcagaaaagtgttttttttttaaagtttttaatctaatagtttattatttaatttattgtaAACATGGAATAAGTGTCAGGAATATTTAAAGAGCAAAAAAAATGcgaaataattaatatgattcagattgtattaaaaaaaaaatttaaataatagaaacaaattttgtaaaaaaaaaatgtaattagaaacaaataacacagaaatgtatgtaaaaaaaaagtataatgaGCATTTATTTAGGAAAACACGTGCGGATTTTTTATATTGAGACGTAGTTTTGAGACGGTGTTGCTATTTGACACCTTAAGAGCACCTTTAATAATGAAGCCAAAATATTGGTGCAATATTATATTTATACGTGTGCCAAATTTGACATAGGCTAAAAGTTGTGCTAAATTTGATACAAAATATAGTATGAGCCAAATTTGTCATATtaataaatactatttttttatttattatattgccactaattattataattgagtagttgagaccaaacatatatcattttctatttattttttttaatgacaaatttcttggagttggataataaaaaataaaaaaaaattaatttttgtatgttcttaataaatattaaataaattattgatttttttttgtgttaatttgtATCTTGTGCATTAGAGCACAATTGTAAATATTAGGTCAAATATAATATAAACTtattttttgtgctaaatttggcacaaaaaTTATATCTTACATTGGAGATGATCTAAAGTGACCAACTACACACGAGATGGCTCGTTAATGATACTCATATTTATTATAGATTCAAATTATTGTGCGGATGCGATATTAGATTGGATCAATAATATGCCAAATTCATATATAGTTTACATAAATTGGCACCAATGCTGACCCCGAGCGCATTTCTCTTTCGAGACAGGCAATTTTATATAGCAATtgtacatatataaataaatatgtaactATTTAAAAGGCATTAATAGTtagctaataataataataataataatcttacTAGTGTCCGAGGTATTTTATGTACTGAAGATTGAGAACAGTCCTTGGACATTTTTCAAGAGTGATTTCTTTCCCATCTCCTACGTCCAACCTTCATTTGTTCCCCCGTGtaaaaaaagagatgaaaaatgaagaagaagaagaagaagaagaagaagaggagtttTACCAGTAGAAGAATGGTTGGGAGCTCTTGCTTTGAAACCAAACACCATAATATATGTGTAGATTGTGTCCGTAATGATGACGTGGATCAATCTGAACACAACAAGTTTTGGATTGAGAACTCATATAATTGTGATTAATAAGTCAAACcacatataattaaaaatatatatatatatataaattaaaataacgaCATTAAAAGGTATATGCATGTAGGCTTACGTACAGCTTCAAGCCAGTGTCTTAGAGCTAATTTCTGAGCCTTCTCATACTGGCACAAACCTTTTCCAACCTACGTACAACCAAATCATgttaatcaaaataatatatatttttcttaaagaGTAAGTTCAGTTTTTGTTGTGTagtttttttttctgaaaaataAATCAGGAAAGATTCATGGTTAAATGTTAAAACTATACTTGACAAAACGATTTATGGATATTTTGAGCATTAGAAAACCGATGAAAAGTAACTTAAAATTGGgagacatataaatatatataaatatacatatatatatatatagaagaaagATTATGACCTTGGCAGCCCTTATCCTAGCTCTTGACCATCTGGAAATCGCAGTTTCTGACTTATCTGAGTCGAAAAACGACACTGAACTCCTCCTGAGAGCAGCAAAATCTAATGCTTTGCACCTTCAACcaatatttaaacaaaaataactatatatatataaatatatgtatgtgtatatatCCATTAAAGCTTCAAATTAGTTCATAtgtatataacaaatatatatgtaaaaatgaTCGATTGACAAAATGAAGTAAACAAACCAAAAAATACCATAGTTCCTCAACAACGACAGCACAATCTGCAAGGTTTATTCTTGTTCTGTAGCTCTTGTAAACTTTCTGCACCTTTGTTGCAGCAGCATTCATGACCTCATCGTCATTATTATTGTTATAAGCTAAAACATTATTCATATTACTATTCGTGGTAGTCAATATTACTTCTTTGACACACACAACAACTTCCCTCCTATATATTATCCTGAGCTTCCGTACGTGACTCAATTTAACACCTGGCACCTTGTGTCAGACAAATTTTGAGAGATTGTATTTGATTGAAAACTCAGCTCAATGAGCTCTGTGCAATTCATTAGATATATAGCCATACGGCATTTAGCAAATACAATACTCCAGTAACAACATGACACGTATACTAACAGAATTACACAAATAACAAGGCATAACAGAATTTGGTTGGGCTGTTGAGAAGAAATTCTTGCTTCGGGACTCCCTCATTCTCTGCTGCTGCTCTCCTTGTCCACACCAGCTGATCCTCCTTCCTTAACTCCACCCCTCAAACAATATGGTGACTGAGTCACATTGAGTTTGTGTATCAAGTATTTGAAGCGAGGAGGTGAAAGACCTTTTGTTAGGCAGTCGGCAATCTGCTCATGCGAAGGCACATATCTAACTTCTAACTTCTTTTCCAACACTTTATCCCTTACAAAATGCACATCAAGTTCGATGTGTTTGGTTCTTGCATGATAGACGGGATTGGAGGCCAATGCACTTGCGCTTTGGTTGTCACACCATATCACTGGCGTTGATCTGCACTCAAATCTCAGTTCTTTCAATAACTCTTGAAGCCACGACAACTTAGCCGCAAGATGAGCTAAGGAGAGATATTCGGATTCTGTGCTTGACCGTGCTATAACACTCTGCTTTTTGGAGGACCAAGATACTAACGAATCGCCAAAGAACACACAGAAACCACCAACTGACTTGCGGTCATCAGGGTAGCAAGCCCAATCAGCATCAGAAAATCCTATGAGTGTGAGATTATCACTTGGCATTATATGAATTCCATGATAAACAGTACCTTTTAAGTATCGAAGGATCCTCTTAGCTGCATTCTAGTGAACATCAGTCGGTTGTTTGAGAAATTGGCTGAGTTTATTTACAGCATAAGAAATATCAGGTCTAGTGTGGCTGAGATATTGAAGCGCTCCAATGAGTTTTCTGTAATCGATTGGGTGTTCAAGAGGTCTTCCATCAGTAATTGAGAGTGGCTTTCCTGCTGTCATTGGTGTATTGGTCGGCTTGGTGTTCTGCATCTGAAATTTGAGTAATAATTCAGTAACATATTTCCCTTGAGAAAGATAGAAGCCTGTTTGATCTCTGAATACCTCTATGCCCAAGAAAAAATGAAGAGGACCCAAATCCTTGAGTGAAAAATGTCTATTTAGCTTGTCAATAAACGTGTTTAACTCTTCTGCATTATTTTCAATTACCActatatcatccacatatactaAAGCCATTATAACAAACTTGCTTTCCTTGAGAATAAAAAAGGAGGAATCTGCCTTTGAGTTTGTAAAGCCCCACTGTATCAACGTAGTTTTCAGTTGCTCATACCAGGCTCTTGGAGCCTGTTTTAATCCATAAATAGACTTGTGCAATTTGCAAACATAGTCAGGATGTTGTGTATCTTCAAACCCAGGAGGTTGTAACATAAACATATCTTCTTCAATTACTCCATTCAGAAAAGCATTGTTGATATCAACTTGCCTTACTTCCCAGTCATGTGCCACGGCTAAGGTTAGAACAATACGAACTGTAGCTGCTTTGACCACTGGACTAAAGGTCTCCCCAAAATCAAACCCAGGCCTTTGATGAAAACCTTTGGCCACCAATCTGGCCTTGTAGCGTTGAAAGCTACCATCAGCATTAAACTTTTCTTTGAAGACCCATCTGCATCCCACAACATTATAATCATCAGAAGGAGGAACTAGATGCCAAGTTTGGTTCCGTTGAAGTGCATCAAACTCCTCTGTCATAGCTCTTTTCCACCCCTCATGCTGAAGGGCACTCTGGATCGAAGCTGGAACGGCAGAGAAACCGGAAGTAGACGCTGCACCAACAAACGTACGAGGCTTGAAAATGCCCGCCTTAGCACGAGTCACCATTGGATGCGTGGGCAAAAGAGGCACTGAATGAGAGTCAGAGACATCGAAAGCAGCTGGAATTGGGCCAGAGGATTCTGGGCAGTCAACAAGCGAATCACTGCGGTAAGGAACAGGAGACCCAGTCGCCGAATATTCATCATGGCCGAGGGAAGAGCTGGAAGAAGGTGCTACGGGAACACTGTGCGACGAGGCAGGAGCGACTGGAGAGGAATCAGGAGTGGCAGATATTGGAGTTGAAGCAAACGCTAAGGTGAACCACGAGTGAGGGGTAATTAAAGTAACATATTGTTCTGGCTGTTTGGTGTTCAGAAACCCAGTGGAAAAGGGAAATTCTTTTTCATTAAAAATCACATGCCAAGTAATGTAAATGCGACCATGAGGACTGAGACATTTGTATCCCTTATGAACTTCACTATACCCCAAATTCACACACTTCACTGAATGAAACTCAAATTTATGACTTTGGTAAGATCTAATGCAAGGAAAACAAGAGACTCCAAAAATCTTCAAAAACGTGTAATCTGGAAGTTTAGAGAATAAAACCTCAAACGGTGACTTGTCTCTAAGCACAGATGTGGGCAgcctattaattaaataaacagaTGTTTGAAATGCATCAGACCAATATTTCAAAGGCATTTGTGCTTGTGCAAGAAGTGTAAGGCCAGTTTCGACAATATGCCTATGTTTACGCTCAGCCCTCCCATTTTGTTCTGATGTATATGGGCAAGAGTGATGAAAGAAAATTTCATGGTCACTAACAAGTTGCGTAAAGGCTTGAAATTCCCCTCCCCAATCTGTTCGGAGTTGTTTAATTTTTCTGTCAAATTGATTTTCAACAAGTTTCTTGAATTGAACAAATGCTGCCAAAACTTCAGATTTATGTTTTAACGGGTAAAGCCAAGTATATCGACTATAGTCATCTAAAAAATGAATATAGTATCTATAGTTTGTGTGTGATGCAACTGGAGATGGCCCCCATAAATCTGTGTGAATAAGCTCTAAAACATGTTGTGCTTGGCTTTGTGAAGTGGGAAAGGGAAGAGCATGAGCTTTGCCAAATTGACATGCATCACAGAAAGAAAGTGTTTCTTTAACATTAACATTGACATTTGATAGTTTCAAAACACGACTCAAAACATTCTTAGAAGGATGACCAAGGCGTTTATGCCAAGTATCTACAACAGATTGTTTCGACTGGGTTGGAATGGTTTGACCCGTGGGTTTGTGAAGATGGGTTGCATAGACATGCTTCTTAGGTGATATGGAATCCAGTCGATAAAGGCCTCCTTCAAGTGTTCCTCGCAGCACCTCCTTCCCTGTTTCCAGATCCTTCACAGAGCAAAAATGAGGAAAGAACTCAATAGAAACATTATTATCACTGGTCAACTTTGACACACTAATGAGATTCTTAGTAATTGTGGGCACATGCAGTAAATCATTTAAGAGCAAAGGGGCAGAATAAGTGGTATCAAGTAATCCAGTGCCAACATGAGCAATTTTAAGTGTACTACCATCTCCTATGACCATATGTTCCTTACCCATATAGTCGATTTTGTTGTTGATTTTGTCAGCTTCAGGTGTAAGATGATTTGAAGCCCCACTGTTTGCATACCAACTATCATCTTGCAGTGTCTGAGGAGTAGCAATTAGAGCTGACAACTGTCCAGATTTGTCATAGCTTTGTTGTGATTCAACTTGAGGAGGATGACCCATATAGTGATCATTATACCTGAAGTAGCACACGGCTGCTGAGTGTCCGAATTTGCCACACACCTGACACGTGGGTCTGGTGTTGTCTCTTCCCTGTCTACCTCGTCCTCTATTGAAATTGGGGCTTCCAAGAGCATAACTGTTAAAGGGAGGTGTAGACCCACGGTTTTGAGTATTCTGATTGTTGCTTCTTCCAAACCCATTACTGAAGCCTCCTCGACTTCCTGAGTAAAATGGCTTTTGGGCCATGTTTGCTGTAAAATTGCTGAGGGTTTTGTTGTTGGGCGAGACAGCTCCTAGCCGTTCCAGTTTGCTATCAAAGCTGAGAAGAGACCCTTGAAGTTCCTGCCAAGATAGATCAGATCTATTTTCCAGAATCAAAACAGCAGACAAATATTCCATATCCAAGCCTGAAAGAATATTGGCAATAAGATGTTTCTCTGGGTAAGGATCTCCAGCAAGAGCCAAAGAATCTGCCCACATACGCTTCATCTTGAGGTAGTCGGTCATGGTTTGAGCTCCTTTTCTCGTGGTCTGCAGTTTCGTCCTTAAATCGTCCATGTTTGCCTTTGAGTGGGCTCTGTAAAGCTCTTCCAGAGCTGTCCAAAGTGCTGATGCCGATCTGCAACCCATGACCTCCGATGCTATGGTTTCGGACATTGAACCGTACAGCCTGCCCATTAGCAACTGATCGTGTACAATCCAAGTCTCATACTCTGGGTTTATTTGTTCTTCTGTGGTGGTAAGCTCACTTCCTTCATTTAGCTCCACCGTGATGTACTCTGATGGACATGGTTTCTGACCATTGAGATAGCCTTCTAATCTATGCCCTCTAATGATTGTGAACACCATTGTTTTCCACAATGGAAAATTGTTTCTGTCTAATTTTAGTGAAAAGGGTTGGCTCAAAGTATTGCTGAAGGGGCTGTTAATTGTGACTGATGAGG
This genomic interval from Humulus lupulus chromosome 8, drHumLupu1.1, whole genome shotgun sequence contains the following:
- the LOC133794983 gene encoding IQ domain-containing protein IQM1-like, which produces MNNVLAYNNNNDDEVMNAAATKVQKVYKSYRTRINLADCAVVVEELWCKALDFAALRRSSVSFFDSDKSETAISRWSRARIRAAKVGKGLCQYEKAQKLALRHWLEAIDPRHHYGHNLHIYYGVWFQSKSSQPFFYWLDVGDGKEITLEKCPRTVLNLQYIKYLGQIERQAYAVIVESGKLLYMQTGCHVETSEGAKWIFVLSTSRKLCVAKKIKGIFQHSSFLAGGATIAAGRIVAHNGIIEV